A genomic window from Triticum urartu cultivar G1812 chromosome 7, Tu2.1, whole genome shotgun sequence includes:
- the LOC125524705 gene encoding sucrose:sucrose 1-fructosyltransferase-like yields the protein MKSRGASAVPDTPPVMSGHALQQHQRGGGGGGGGTRWRECAAVLGAVAVVVLVVTHALLNVGDNLDDVADPVARLRAATDEKAAVLSKKTPGEAQAEQDIKAAAGADADRFLWSKEMLQWQRSGYHFQPDGNFMNDPNAPMYYRGLYHFFYQYNPKGVVWNKIAWGHAVSSDLVHWRHLPVAMVPDQWYDINGVLTGSATMLPNGTVILLYTGNSDTFAQVQCLAFPADPADPLLRTWTKHPANPVIFPPPGIGDRDFRDPMAAWFDKSDNTWRTIIGSKDDHGHAGIALMYKTKDFIKYELIPDPVHRVEGTGMWECIDLYPISGGSDSSEEVIHVMKASVNDEWHDYYALGRFDAEANRWTPLDPEADVGIGMRVDWGKFYASTSFYDPVKQRRVSWGFVGETDSPNTDIAKGWASLQGIPRKVVLDEKTRTNILQWPVEEIDTLRYNTTNFSGITVESSSVITLPLRQVSQLDIEASFRLNASAIAALNKADVSYNCSTSGGATERGALGPFGLLIHATNSGSEQLAVYFYIYKGLDGGLRTQFCHDESGSSRAKELLKRVVGSTMPVLHGEALSARVLVDHSIVESFVMGGRMTVTSRVYPMEAIHAAGRVCVFNNATGSAVTVEKLVVHEMASAPIQAYRDA from the exons ATGAAGTCACGCGGCGCTAGCGCTGTCCCCGACACGCCGCCGGTCATGTCTGGGCACGCGCTGCAGCAGCAccagcggggcggcggcggcggcggcggcggcaccaGGTGGCGCGAGTGCGCCGCCGTGCTGGGCGCCGTGGCCGTGGTGGTGCTAGTCGTCACCCATGCGCTCCTCAACGTGGGCGACAATCTCGACGACGTGGCTGACCCGGTAGCCCGTCTCCGGGCAGCCACCGACGAGAAAGCGGCCGTTCTGTCGAAGAAGACTCCCGGGGAGGCCCAAGCGGAGCAGGACATCAAGGCCGCCGCCGGCGCCGATGCCGACCGGTTCCTGTGGAGCAAGGAGATGCTGCAGTGGCAGCGCAGCGGTTACCATTTCCAGCCGGATGGGAACTTCATGAACG atCCCAATG CTCCCATGTATTACCGTGGACTGTATCACTTCTTCTACCAGTACAATCCCAAAGGCGTCGTCTGGAACAAGATCGCCTGGGGCCACGCCGTGTCGTCGGACCTGGTCCACTGGCGCCATCTCCCCGTCGCCATGGTGCCCGACCAATGGTACGACATCAACGGCGTCTTGACGGGATCCGCCACCATGCTCCCCAATGGCACGGTCATCTTGCTTTACACGGGCAACAGTGACACCTTTGCCCAGGTTCAGTGCCTCGCCTTCCCTGCAGACCCTGCAGACCCCCTCCTCCGTACCTGGACCAAGCACCCTGCCAACCCCGTCATCTTCCCGCCCCCTGGCATTGGCGACAGGGACTTCCGCGACCCCATGGCCGCATGGTTTGATAAGTCCGACAACACATGGCGCACCATCATAGGGTCCAAGGATGACCATGGTCATGCCGGTATTGCCCTCATGTACAAGACGAAAGACTTCATCAAGTACGAGCTCATCCCGGACCCGGTCCACCGTGTCGAGGGCACCGGCATGTGGGAGTGCATCGACCTCTACCCCATTAGCGGTGGCAGCGACTCATCAGAGGAGGTGATACATGTGATGAAGGCGAGCGTGAACGATGAGTGGCATGACTACTACGCGTTGGGGAGGTTTGATGCAGAGGCCAACAGGTGGACGCCGTTGGACCCGGAAGCTGATGTGGGTATCGGCATGAGGGTCGATTGGGGTAAGTTTTATGCCTCTACATCCTTCTATGATCCGGTCAAGCAGCGGCGTGTGAGCTGGGGGTTTGTTGGCGAGACCGACTCACCCAACACCGACATAGCCAAGGGATGGGCAAGCCTCCAG GGGATTCCAAGGAAAGTAGTGCTAGACGAGAAAACCCGGACGAACATCCTCCAATGGCCGGTGGAGGAGATCGACACCCTCCGCTACAACACCACCAACTTCAGCGGCATCACCGTCGAGTCTAGCTCTGTCATAACCCTCCCTCTCCGCCAAGTTTCTCAACTCGATATCGAGGCATCCTTTCGCCTCAACGCTTCAGCCATCGCCGCCCTCAACAAGGCCGATGTCAGCTACAACTGTAGTACAAGTGGTGGTGCCACCGAACGAGGCGCGCTCGGCCCCTTTGGTCTTCTCATCCATGCCACCAACAGCGGCAGCGAACAACTGGCAGTGTACTTCTACATTTACAAGGGTCTTGATGGGGGCCTCCGGACCCAGTTCTGCCATGATGAGTCAGGGTCATCGCGAGCCAAGGAACTGCTGAAGCGCGTGGTGGGAAGCACCATGCCCGTGCTCCATGGAGAGGCTTTATCCGCAAGGGTGCTTGTGGATCATTCGATTGTGGAGAGCTTTGTGATGGGTGGGAGGATGACGGTGACATCGCGCGTGTACCCTATGGAGGCCATCCATGCGGCTGGTAGGGTGTGCGTTTTCAACAACGCCACCGGGTCCGCCGTTACCGTCGAGAAGCTCGTGGTGCACGAGATGGCCTCAGCACCAATACAAGCATACCGTGATGCATGA